In the genome of Chelmon rostratus isolate fCheRos1 chromosome 24, fCheRos1.pri, whole genome shotgun sequence, one region contains:
- the txndc16 gene encoding thioredoxin domain-containing protein 16, with the protein MMWMSIAVFLLWMRAGGCAETANTSDLIEYTAADFYENLYSGKMMFIYFERQVSPTISLFLVELEKSADALKDYGVLVGKVNCNKELVRPYCTEERVQHTAFLFRDGKEFLGFDLDTVFDVNSIVSEVLFAILREEVKYVHTDGDLLALEKTAKGKKDIVLGYVRSLGTQEHRSMMETAYVYGTKYQFILITGGPVLKYLGVNDASLSSQVWFLHCRVHSRFQTPLTSERCPLTRMRKPLSTLSLHSFLQLMEAPLVSEVYEDPSSVPAPQFPYQQTPQVFLFSRPATKHLDMDTATTLAWRLRGLALLVLVHRQSPAVKTPDEYNVAYRLPEQSSEVKYLTLHNLDDVLELFTNKEEEVDDEEDQDDKMEEEEKDSHFGKLDDEIAASLYNNRLDMLDMDSIIQLTADNFHATVAQSSLTVALFYLKWDAVSMAFLNSFLEVAERLADSTVQMSVVDCGEWPDLCAAQQGDSQPIPFQPVTAFPTVLLLRPQESAQRYTGMLGPEALHRFIMLSLQASPASLSTQEEVTSFLQEVPHPEIAGYKCDRVLGLFKTQAHTGVSVFTEAAKSLRGEALTGLLTDGLAEKWAAEHAVDLPAVFVFPSWKTDTHPSALSVSTSAEELVLRINAALLQPMPELTVENLPSFLSLGKALLLLFVGEEEDEIGRRQNQVLVEEMKGVEKMGAGWTERYLPCWIHLGRTPSAMFVLGSYLGSMPPLPALVLTHLPFGDEIYQYPPNTPIVARSVRQWLQRVEDGVESPAGMLGDESWPPAFHFQDFLKIIDMQEPHSAQQQTPAVKEEEGEKEAKVKEDVVVEEETDSSSSSPTSANDPTIHSEL; encoded by the exons ATGATGTGGATGTCCattgctgttttcctgctgtggatGAGGGCAGGAGGATGCGCAGAGACAGCCAACACCTCAGACCTAATTGAATACACAGCTGCAGATTTCTATGAGAATCTGTATTCTGGGAAGATGATGTTTATCTATTTCGAGCGTCAAG TCTCTCCAaccatctctctcttcttggTGGAGTTGGAAAAGTCTGCTGACGCTCTGAAGGATTATGGGGTACTGGTTGGCAAG GTCAACTGCAATAAAGAGCTGGTTCGCCCATACTGCACAGAGGAAAGGGTGCAGCATACAGCATTTCTGTTCAG GGATGGGAAAGAGTTCTTGGGATTTGACTTGGACACCGTGTTTGATGTCAACTCCATTGTCTCTGAAGTCCTGTT tGCCATTCTGCGGGAAGAGGTCAAGTACGTCCACACAGACGGTGACCTCCTGGCCTTGGAGAAGACGGCCAAGGGGAAGAAGGACATCGTGCTGGGTTACGTCCGCAGTCTGGGAACGCAAG AGCACAGATCAATGATGGAGACGGCGTATGTGTACGGAACCAAATACCAGTTCATCCTCATAACTGGAGGCCCAGTTTTGAAGTACTTAGG TGTTAATGATGCGTCTCTCTCGTCTCAAGTCTGGTTCCTCCACTGTCGAGTTCACAGTCGGTTCCAGACCCCGCTGACCTCTGAGCGCTGCCCTTTGACCCGTATGAGGAAGCCCCTGTCCACCCTCAGCCTCcactccttcctgcagctcatGGAGGCTCCACTAGTG TCTGAAGTTTATGAGGACCCCTCCTCGGTCCCGGCTCCACAGTTCCCCTACCAGCAGACCCCCCAGGTCTTCCTGTTCTCTCGTCCCGCGACCAAGCACCTGGACATGGACACAGCCACCACTCTGGCCTGGAGGCTCCGTGGCCTCGCCCTGCTGGTGCTCGTACACAG GCAGAGTCCTGCAGTGAAAACCCCAGATGAATACAATGTTGCTTACAGGCTGCCTGAGCAG AGTTCTGAGGTGAAGTATTTGACCTTACACAACCTCGATGACGTGCTGGAGCTCTtcacaaacaaagaggaagaggtggatgACGAGGAGGACCAGGATGAtaagatggaggaagaggagaaggattCACATTTTG GCAAGCTGGATGATGAAATTGCGGCGTCTCTCTACAACAACCGCCTCGACATGCTGGACATGGACTCGATCATCCAACTAACTGCGGACAACTTCCATGCCACAGTCGCTCAAAGCAGCCTCACAGTGGCGCTCTTCTACCTCAAAT GGGATGCTGTTTCGATGGCTTTCCTCAACTCCTTCCTTGAAGTTGCAGAAAGACTTGCAG ATTCCACGGTCCAGATGAGTGTGGTCGACTGTGGAGAGTGGCCCGACCTCTGCGCTGCTCAGCAAGGAGACTCCCAGCCGATCCCATTCCAGCCAGTCACGGCCTTCCCCACCGTCTTGCTGCTCCGCCCCCAGGAGTCGGCCCAGCGCTACACAGGCATGCTGGGACCTGAGGCGCTGCATCGCTTCATCATGCT GAGCCTCCAAGCTTCTCCTGCGAGCCTGTCGACTCaagaggaagtgacatcattCCTTCAGGAAGTGCCTCACCCTGAGATTGCAGGCTATAAGTGTGACAGAGTACTGGGACTGTTcaagacacaagcacacacag GTGTATCAGTGTTTACTGAAGCAGCAAAGTCGTTGAGAGGAGAGGCGCTGACTGGACTGCTGACAGATGGGCTGGCAGAGAAATG GGCGGCAGAACACGCCGTGGACCTGCccgcagtgtttgtgtttccatctTGGAAGACTGACACTCATCCTTCCGCACTGTCTGTGTCCACCTCTGCTGAAGAGCTGGTCCTACGCATTAacgctgcactgctgcagccaaTG ccCGAGCTGACGGTGGAAAACCTGCCGTCCTTCCTCTCCCTGGGTAAagcccttctcctcctcttcgtgggagaggaggaggatgagatcGGGCGGAGGCAGAACCaggtgctggtggaggagatgaaaggGGTGGAAAAGATGGGCGCGGGGTGGACGGAGCGATACCTGCCCTGCTGGATCCACCT TGGCCGTACTCCATCTGCTATGTTTGTCCTTGGGTCATACCTGGGCTCTATGCCCCCCCTCCCTGCTCTGGTCCTCACCCATTTGCCCTTTGGAGATGAAATCTATCAGTACCCCCCCAACACCCCCATAGTGGCCCGCTCTGTCCGCCAGTGGCTGCAGAGGGTCGAGGATGGCGTGGAGTCACCAGCAG GGATGTTGGGTGACGAGAGCTGGCCTCCTGCTTTCCATTTCCAAGACTTCCTGAAAATCATAGACATGCAGGAACCCCACTCCGCCCAGCAGCAAACTCCCGcagtgaaagaggaggagggcgagaAAGAGGCGAAGGTGAAAGAAGACGTGGTGGTCGAAGAAGAGACGGattcctcctccagctctcccaCTTCTGCCAATGACCCTACTATCCACTCTGAACtgtag